From the genome of Streptomyces sp. JH34:
ATCGTGAGCTCCTGTGTGAAGTGAATGGAGTGGAATCGGCCTGAGTGGCCGCACAGAAGTGAACCGCGGGGCCGGCCGTGCGTCGTGTGCCGTTGACGGGCTCCATACGGGCACCTCGAATTTCTTGACGCGGTCCGTACGTAGGCAGAGCCGAGCGGCTGCGGGAAAGGGGTGGGACGGTGCCGTCGCCGCCGTCCGCCCCCTCCCGGTCTGGCGGACTCGCACGCCGCCCGGCGGGAGCTGTTCCTCGGGCTCGGGATCGCCCTGTACCCGAGCGGGCACCTGGGGCCCTCCTCGGGACGGGCCGTGTCCGTGCGGGTTCTCGACGTGCCTGGTGAAGGACACGAAACTTAGGCTGCTAGGTGATTTGCCTAATGCCCCTAGGTAAACGCATAATCGAATCAGTCGAAAGGGGTGGTCATGGCAAGGGCAGGTCTCACGGCGGAGCGCCTGACGCGGGCCGGGGCGGAGCTGGCCGACGAGGTCGGCTTCGACAAGGTGACCGTCGCGGCGCTGGCCCGGCAGTTCGGCGTCAAGGACGCGAGCCTCTACTCGCATCTGAAGAACTCCCAGGACCTCAGGACGAGGATCGCCCTGCTGGCCCTGGAGGAGATGGCCGACCGTGTCGCGTCGGCCCTGGCCGGGCGAGCGGGCAAGGACGCGCTGGAGGCCTTCGCCAACGCCTACCGCGACTACGCCAGGGAGCACCCGGGCCGGTACGCGGCGGCCCAGCTCAGGCTGGACCCGGACGTGGCCGCCGCCAGCGCGGGCGTCCGGCACGCGCAGATGACACGGGCGATCCTGCGCGGCTACGACCTGGCGGAACCGGACCGGACGCACGCGGTCCGGCTGCTGGGCAGCGTCTTCCACGGCTACATCAGCCTGGAGTCGGGCGGAGGCTTCGACCACAGTTCCCCCGGCACGCAGGAGACGTGGACCCGGGTCCTGGACGCCCTCGACGCCCTCCTGCGGAACTGGCCCGCCCCTGAGCCGGGCGCGGCCCCTCACGACCCGATCTGACACACACCCCCGGACAGGCGGCCGACCATGAGCACCCGACCCCCGCTGATCACCACCCCCCTCACCGACGACCTCCTGCGCGGTGCGCTCGAACTGGAGCGCACCGCGAACGGTCTGCTGCCGCACCGGCTGCCCGCCCGTGCCCGCGCCCAGAACACCGACGGCCAGCTGGCCATGGCGGAGGCCCAGCCCTCCGGCGTCCGTGTCGTCCTCCGCACCCGTGCCACCCGCGTCGAGCTGGACACCCTGCCCACCAAGCGCGTGTACGTGGGCGCACCGCCCCGGCCGGACGGGGTCTACGACCTGCTGGTGGACGGCCGTCTCGTGGGCCGGGCCGGCGTGAACGGGGGCAACACCCTCACCATCGACATGGCCGCCGGGACCGCCGAGACCCGGCCGGGACCAGTGGGTACCGTCCACTTCGGCGGTCTGTCGGCGGACATGAAGGACGTCGAGATCTGGCTGCCGCACAACGAGACCACCGAACTGGTCGCCCTGCGCACCGATGCCCCCGTCGAACCGGTCCCCGTCGCGGACCGCGCGGTGTGGCTGCATCACGGCAGTTCGATCAGCCAGGGCTCCGACGCCGCGAGCCCCACCACCACCTGGCCCGCTCTCGCCGCCTCCCTGGGCGGGGTGGAACTCGTCAATCTCGGGTTCGCCGGCAGCGCCCTGCTCGACCCTTTCACCGCCCGCGCCCTGCGCGACACACCCGCGGACCTGATCAGCGTCAAGGCCGGCATCAACCTGGTCAACACCGACGTGATGCGCCTGCGCGCCTTCACCCCCGCTGTCCACGGCTTCCTCGACACCGTCCGCGAGGGCCACCCGACCACACCGCTGCTGGTCGTCTCGCCCATCCTGTGCCCCATACACGAGACCACTCCCGGCCCCAGCGCGCCGGACCACAGCGCTCTGAGCGAGGGCAGGCTGAGCTTCAGCGCGGCCGGGGACCCCGCCGAGACGGCTGCGGGGAAGCTCACCCTGCGCACCATCAGGGACGAACTCGCCCGCATCGTCGCGCAGCGGGCCGCGGAGGACCCGCACCTGCACCTCCTCGACGGCCGTGAGCTCTACGGCGAGGCGGACTCCGTCGACCTGCCGCTCCCCGACGCGCTGCACCCCGACGCGGCCACACACCGCCGCATCGGCGAACGCTTCGCGCGGCTGGCGTTCCGCGCGGGCGGCCCGCTCGCCGTCGCCGGTGACCGGCGCCGGTCGGCTGTGGCGAGGGGAGGGGCCGGTTGAGAGGCGTGACACACGAGGGCATTCTTGAACCAAGGTCGCACCTGTGCGTTCGCGGGCGGCCTGCCTGAGCGAGGAGGACGAGTGATGGGCCCATGAGCACGGACGGGACGGAGCACGCGGACCCGCCCGAGGACAGCGGTGCGCCCACACCGGCGACCGCGGGATGCGGGCCCACAGCCCACGCACTCCCCGCCGAGGAGTGTTCCGCGATTCTCGACCAGCTGCCGGTGCCGGTGGTCTACTTCGGCCGGGACCAGCTGATCGCCCTGGCCAACCGCGCGGCGGCGGCGTCGGTCGACAGGCCTGCCGAGTCACTCCTGGGGCTGCTGCCCGGGGAGATCGAGCCCGGACTGGTCCTGGAGGGCGGGGAGGGGCTCGCGGAAGCCATCGACCGTGTGCTGCGGACGGGCCAGGGGGAACCGTACGAGACACACCTGATGATGGAGGGCAGCGAGCACATCAGGCAGGCGGCGTTGTCGCCCGTGCGGGACGCCGCCGGCGAGGTCCAGGGAGTGGCCGTCGTGACACTCGACACCACCGACCAGTTCTGGGCACGCCGTCGCCTGGCCGTGCTGAACAAGGCCAGCATGCGGATCGGCAGCACCCTCGACGTGGGCCGTACCGCCGAGGAACTGGCTGAGCTCGCCGTCGAGGACTTCGCGGACTTCGTCACCGTCGACCTGCTGTCCGAGGTGCTGACGGGCGACGAGGCGGGTTCGGTGCTGCACCGGGACCCGATCAGCTTCCACCGGGCGGCCCAGCGTTCCGTCCTCGAAGGATGTCCCGAGTCCATCGTCACGGTGGGTGACATCCAGGCCTACGAGCGTGACTCCGTGGTGGGGCGCACGCTGATCCAGGGGGAGCCCACGCGCCTGGTCCTCGACGACGACGCACTGCGACGCTGGTCGACGGACGAACCCGTGCGGTCGCGGAGCATGCGTGACCACGGGATCCATTCGGTGATGGTGGTGCCGCTGCGGGCGCGCGGCATCACACTCGGCACCACCCTGTTCTGCCGGCACCGCACACCGGGGGCGTTCGGTGCCGCGGACCTGCAGCTCGCGGCCGAGCTCGTGTCACGGGCAGCCGTATGCGTGGACAACGCCCGGCGCTACACCCGCGAGAGGGCCACGGCGCTCGCCCTGCAACGCAGCCTGCTGCCTCGGAGGGCCGCCCGTCAGAAGGCCGTCGAGGTCACGGCACGCTATCTCCCGAAAGCCAACGGTGCGGGCCTCGGCGGAGACTGGTTCGACGTCATCCCGCTGTCGGGCGCACGGGTCGCCCTGGTGGTCGGTGACGTCGTCGGCCACGGTCTCCACGCCTCGGCCACCATGGGAAGGCTTCGCACCGCCGTACGGACGCTCGCCGACGTCGACCTCGCACCCGACGAGTTGCTCACCCAGCTCGACGACCTGGCGCTCACCCTCGACCGCGAACAGCCGGCGGACGGTCCCGAGGGAGGACAGGTCGCAGGGGCGACCTGCCTGTACGCCGTGTACGACCCGGCCACCGGACACTGCACGATGGCGCGGGCCGGTCACCCCGAGCCGGTCGTCACCCGCCCCGACGGCTCCGCCGAACAGCTGCGGCTGCCACCCGGCCCGCCCCTCGGAGTGGGCGGACCGCCCTACGAAGCGGTCGAGTTCGAGCTTCCCGAGGGCAGCCGGGTCGCCCTCTACACCGACGGCCTCATCGAGATGGCGGGCAGGGACACCCAACAGGCCCTCGCCGAGCTGCGCGACCTGGTCGGCCGCCCCGCACAATCCCTCGAAGAGGCCCTCGACGCCGTCATGGAGACCTTGGTTCCCGAGCAGCCGACCGACGACGTGGCCCTGCTGCTGGCCCGTACCCGGCGACTCGACGCAGACCACTACGCCTCGTGGGACCTTCCCTCCGACCCGTCCGTCGTGTCGGACGCACGCAGGCGTGCCGCCGCCCAACTCACCGCCTGGGGCCTGGACGACGCGGTCTTCACCACCGAACTGGTCGTCAGCGAGCTGGTCACCAACGCCATCCGCTACGGCGGCGATCCCATCCGGCTCCGCCTCATCAGGGACAACGCGCTCATCTGCGAGGTCTTCGACGGCAGCAGCACCGCCCCGCATCTGCGCCGCGCCCGGATGTTCGACGAGGGCGGACGCGGTCTCCTGCTCGTCGCGAGCCTCACCGGGCGCTGGGGCACCCGGTACACCGGCACGGGCAAGACCATCTGGGCCGAACAGCCGCTGCCGGGACCGGAGGAGACGGACCCGGCCTGAGTCCGGAGGCGGGTCCGTCGCCACCCGGCTCTGTCCGGGCGGGCACGGTGGTGCGCACGGGTGCGGGGAGCCGCGACGCGCGCCGCCGATGTCGAGGTTGCGCCGCGCGGGCGACCGTCCGCCGCCCCCGGGTGGCTCACCTGAACAGATGCCGGGGCACCAGACCCTGGGAGAGCAACTCCGCACGGACCAGATCCGCGTAAACGCCGGCGCCGTGCTCGGACGTGTGGGTGTGGTCCTGCTCCTCGTCGCACAGGTAGAGGGCACGGGAGCGCTCGGCACCCGACGACTCGACCACCGCCCTGC
Proteins encoded in this window:
- a CDS encoding TetR/AcrR family transcriptional regulator: MARAGLTAERLTRAGAELADEVGFDKVTVAALARQFGVKDASLYSHLKNSQDLRTRIALLALEEMADRVASALAGRAGKDALEAFANAYRDYAREHPGRYAAAQLRLDPDVAAASAGVRHAQMTRAILRGYDLAEPDRTHAVRLLGSVFHGYISLESGGGFDHSSPGTQETWTRVLDALDALLRNWPAPEPGAAPHDPI
- a CDS encoding GDSL-type esterase/lipase family protein; this encodes MSTRPPLITTPLTDDLLRGALELERTANGLLPHRLPARARAQNTDGQLAMAEAQPSGVRVVLRTRATRVELDTLPTKRVYVGAPPRPDGVYDLLVDGRLVGRAGVNGGNTLTIDMAAGTAETRPGPVGTVHFGGLSADMKDVEIWLPHNETTELVALRTDAPVEPVPVADRAVWLHHGSSISQGSDAASPTTTWPALAASLGGVELVNLGFAGSALLDPFTARALRDTPADLISVKAGINLVNTDVMRLRAFTPAVHGFLDTVREGHPTTPLLVVSPILCPIHETTPGPSAPDHSALSEGRLSFSAAGDPAETAAGKLTLRTIRDELARIVAQRAAEDPHLHLLDGRELYGEADSVDLPLPDALHPDAATHRRIGERFARLAFRAGGPLAVAGDRRRSAVARGGAG
- a CDS encoding SpoIIE family protein phosphatase — translated: MSTDGTEHADPPEDSGAPTPATAGCGPTAHALPAEECSAILDQLPVPVVYFGRDQLIALANRAAAASVDRPAESLLGLLPGEIEPGLVLEGGEGLAEAIDRVLRTGQGEPYETHLMMEGSEHIRQAALSPVRDAAGEVQGVAVVTLDTTDQFWARRRLAVLNKASMRIGSTLDVGRTAEELAELAVEDFADFVTVDLLSEVLTGDEAGSVLHRDPISFHRAAQRSVLEGCPESIVTVGDIQAYERDSVVGRTLIQGEPTRLVLDDDALRRWSTDEPVRSRSMRDHGIHSVMVVPLRARGITLGTTLFCRHRTPGAFGAADLQLAAELVSRAAVCVDNARRYTRERATALALQRSLLPRRAARQKAVEVTARYLPKANGAGLGGDWFDVIPLSGARVALVVGDVVGHGLHASATMGRLRTAVRTLADVDLAPDELLTQLDDLALTLDREQPADGPEGGQVAGATCLYAVYDPATGHCTMARAGHPEPVVTRPDGSAEQLRLPPGPPLGVGGPPYEAVEFELPEGSRVALYTDGLIEMAGRDTQQALAELRDLVGRPAQSLEEALDAVMETLVPEQPTDDVALLLARTRRLDADHYASWDLPSDPSVVSDARRRAAAQLTAWGLDDAVFTTELVVSELVTNAIRYGGDPIRLRLIRDNALICEVFDGSSTAPHLRRARMFDEGGRGLLLVASLTGRWGTRYTGTGKTIWAEQPLPGPEETDPA